In Anopheles gambiae chromosome 2, idAnoGambNW_F1_1, whole genome shotgun sequence, a single window of DNA contains:
- the LOC1281965 gene encoding uncharacterized protein LOC1281965: protein MLKFVAIATVGLLFCAVQCVKVDYYGSLYNPKDELHAPYHEKEDKQDFSKIPGVPGVDYPIYHEVPHTSFHCGNVPAIPGMYANVETGCQAYHTCHDGREGHQGASFLCTNGTLFNQKEFACDWWYNVKCEEAPSYYHLNADPEHNPFTPKHKPEEEHQHHKKFLIHV from the coding sequence ATGCTAAAGTTCGTCGCCATTGCCACCGTGGGGCTGCTGttctgtgccgtccagtgcgTCAAAGTGGACTACTACGGTTCGCTGTACAATCCAAAGGACGAGCTGCACGCGCCATACCACGAGAAGGAGGACAAGCAGGACTTTAGCAAAATTCCCGGCGTGCCCGGTGTCGACTATCCGATCTACCACGAGGTGCCGCACACCAGCTTCCACTGTGGCAACGTGCCCGCCATCCCCGGCATGTACGCGAACGTCGAAACCGGCTGCCAGGCCTACCACACCTGCCACGATGGGCGCGAGGGACACCAGGGCGCGTCCTTCCTCTGCACCAACGGTACGCTGTTCAATCAGAAGGAATTCGCCTGCGACTGGTGGTACAATGTCAAGTGCGAGGAAGCGCCCAGCTACTACCATCTGAATGCCGACCCCGAGCACAACCCCTTCACGCCCAAGCACAAGCCGGAGGAAGAGCACCAGCACCATAAGAAATTCCTCATCCACGTCTAG